ATCCTATTGCATGCTCGATTTGTGCGGCAGTGCCCGGTGATGCGCTCCCCGCGAGAACGATTAACAACTCCGCCGGTTCTGAGCAGAACGCATCGGATTTCTTTAATTCGCCGACCTCGCTCAAGTGCCCACATATCGCATACTCAACTCCAGAGGAACCGACGACAACCTGCGTCGAAGAACCTCGTTTCTCGCAAATCCACTTCCCAACCGCCCGCAGATGCCGATCTTCCAAAATATCGAAAAGGAGAAATTGCCCCTCCTCCGGGGGATCTTCCTTCAAGGTATCACCTTCAATAACACCTTCTACCTTGCTAATATCCATGTGTAGGACCTTCCGCTCAGAAAGTATCGCAAGATGCTCTCTCAGATCCGACTCGCCCATCGGAGTAACTGGATGGCGTGCCATAGTCGGGTGCCGATCGAGGCGAAAGACCTTTTGCTCTACGCGAGCGAACAAATTGCCAAATACGCAAAATCTTCCGAGCGAGGGAGCCCCAACCACCAAAGGTACATTTCGAGAGTGAAAAACCTCCATAGCCAGATCCGTCGCGGTTCCGATATTCCCTAGACTCGGACTCGAATCAAATGTGCTGCAAATCTTGTAGTGAAAATACTGAGACTCAACACTAGCAATCTGGCTGAAGACCGATGGCAACTCCACAGCCATTTGGGAAGGGCTCATAGTCCTGGATATCCCCGCTACACCAAACGATTGAATTCGCGTTTCACTGGTTTTCCGTGGTCCTATAAATCGAAACTTAGCAACCGTTTCCTTGCTCGGTGAATCAAGGAAAAGAGCGGTTGCCACTCCATAAGACTCGAGAGCCTCCATAACATCAGCGGACCCAGTGAAGTCATCACCGTAATAGGAGAGCAACAGTGGAAATTGGGACGATTCGCTCATGGCTTAGCAAAGAATTCTACGGCTCGCTGCAGATCGGTAGACGCAGACATAGCCTCCCCTAATGGGACTCCTTGAAGTGCGGCTTCCCATGCTGATCGCACACTGTTTACTCCCGCCTTTAGCCCATCGGGGTGGCCAACGATGCCTCCACCGCAAACGTAAAGTAAATCGGGCGACCCAATCGACTCGAACGTGTCGGATGCTTGTCCCGCCCACTGTCCCGAGGAGATGACAGGCAAGGCACGATCTCCGTACCCAGATAATGGATCTAAACAAGCCTTGGCCGAAGCGACTACCGATTCGTCACTCTCACAAAATTTGTTTCTCAGTCCGTTGCAGTGCAAGTGGTCGACTCCAAGCATCCTCCAGATCTTTTGCATTACGGTGTAATTCACTCCCATAAACGGGCTTCGATAGAACATACCCCAACCATTTCGATGGCCATGAATCGGCACGTCGCTGTGCGTAGCGAGAGTCTCGATACCGCTCATTCCGACCCAGTTCATACTAGCCATAACGCAAGTTCCACCCCGAGAGACGACATAGTCGTGTCTCTTCAACATCTCGTCTATCGAACCTGAAACATTGAACGCATACATCGCTTTTCGTCCCTGTATCTGGGCCAGTTCATTGATGACCGTCATCACCGCGTCGACACGTTCCTCAAAGGGAGAATGCGGCGGATCGCCCATCAACTCGTCATCTTTGATAAAATCCACTCCGGCTTCTACCAACTCCGCAACCCGCTTGCCTGTCTGCTTCGGCGACAGGCCCACGCTTGGTTTTATGATAGTACCAATCATAGGACGCTGACTCACCGAAACCAATTTTCGGGTACCGCTGACGCCGTGCCGAGGTCCCACATATTTTTTATAAAATGCTTCCGGCAACCCGAGCTCCAACAATCGCAACCCCGTGAACTGCGAGAGTTCAAAGAGGTTCCCCGCGACAGTCGCCATCACGTTTTGTAAATGATACCCCACGTTTTCGATAGGCCAGGAAAGCGTAACGAAGGCTCTTTGGTACTCAGCAGGGACAAAGCCAAGCGCCCCGGAAACGGGAAGCGAGGGAGCGGCGACCGACTCTAGCTGCTCGATTCGCTCGACTCTGGCCGCATGCCTCCGAGTGAGTTCTTCTGACTCCCCCACTACCTTGACAAATGTTCCACTGGACTGCTCGCCTGCCATCGCAGAAGCCGCCTTTTCAACCGGGAAGGGAGTTTCTATCCAGTACCTCGCTTCAATTCGTTCCATCATGCTTAGCCTTCAAAACTCGCTAATTCTACCACTCGGTGGCTCTTGGCGCTTTCGTAACTGGCCCAAACAAGTCGTACCGTCTCCAGGTTATCAATACCCGTCGTTTCGGCAGCCAACCCTTGCAACCCCTTAAGAATATTGGCCTGCGTATCGACGACACTGGAATGCAGCACTGCATAATCCTTGTCGGCCCACGGGTAAATCTTGGGCTCAACTTTTTCCCACGAAACCCCTTCCCGAGTGGCAACCTGAATTTCAAAATTAGCCCCAAGCTCGATAGATCCTTTCTCTCCTTCGAGCAAAATCAAAGTCTGCGGAAATACTTCCTCACGCAAAATGCTCGCATACGACATCTCGACAAAGCAATGACCACCAGACTCCATCTCCAGAAAGATATTCGCCACATCTTCACCCTTTATGCCGGGTGTAACGCTGAGAGTCTGACAATATACCGACTTGGCCTCGCCTAGGAGAAATCGACACACATCCAAAACGTGAGAGCCGACATCTGCTATGATAAAGTGCTCCAACTCCGCCAATGATGGCTGATTCTCAAATACGGGAAAACTGGAGCAAAAGCTTATCCGCGTTTTGAATACACTTCCGATTAAATTCGAATCTAGGATTTCCCGAACCCGCCTCAGTTGAGCTTGCCAACGGAAGTTCTCGTTGGCGAATAATCGAGTGCCCTTAGCCTCTGCAGCTTCGACCATACGTCGAGCACTCCTAAAACTCTCCGCGAGGGGCTTTTGACAAACCACGTCCACCCCGCGATTGATAGCCTGCAACGCTAATGGCAAATGAGTGTCCACACCCGCGATGATATCTACGAAGTCGAGTTTCTCGGAATCCAGCAACTCCTCGACACTCGAGTAAGCTCGAGGGCATCCGAAACGTTCCGCTAGATCCCGCGCCTTTCCGAGGTCATGATCGCAAACAGCGACCAGCTCTACAGCATTTGACTCAAGCCAGCCGGGAACCTGGAAGCGCGACCAAAATCCAGCGCCTATCACGGCGAATGTTAATTTTTCTGGGGGGTGCATCGGTCAAGCACGCTGCTGTCCGAGCATCGAGATTGTCGAAGGACAATTTCATAAAACGTTAACTGTGACCCGCAATACAAGTTCTCCAGTAAACGCTTTCAAAAGATTTTCAGGTGATCCAATTCAGAAGGTGCAGCTCAATGTATTCGTGATTAAATACAGACAACTCGGAAACTCCTCTATCAAGATCTCGGAATGGAGTCTTGGCTGCTCCGGGATCGGAGGTCCAAACCAAATGGATGGGGGAAACTGGGGCTGGCCCAACGTATCCGATGAATCAGTACTCAGATCTGTAGAGCTCGCAGTAGAATTTGGAGTCAATCACTTCGACGTAGCGGATCTCTACGGCCAAGGCCGAGCCGAACGCCGCCTTTCCTGGGCCTTACGGGAACTCGGTCTGCGAACCGAAAACTTCATTATAGCGAGCAAAGTCGGATTTCTGAAAGGCACTGCCGAACATCCTTACGATCCCTGGCACATGAAACGACAGTGCGAGCAAAGTCTCCGCAACCTAGGTCGAGACTACCTCGACATCTACTACCTGCACAATGCCGAGTTTGGCGAAGAAGACCGCTGGCTCGAGCCCGCGGCTACCGCTCTGGAGCAGCTCCAACAAGAGGGAAAGATCCGTCTCAAAGGTCAGTCCGCCTACTCAACAAGCGATTTCCAGAAAACGATCCCAGTGATTCAGCCCACCGTCATCCAAAGCCGCTCGAACTTGATCGACAATTACTTCACTCAGCCCGGAAGTCCCGTATCAAAAATAATGGAGAAACGGAATATTAGCTTCATTGCCTTCAGTCCCCTCGAGCAGGGATTATTAGCAGGTGCGTATCATCCCGCTAAACCACCTAAGTTCGAGAGAGGAGAAGCTCGCCTGAACAACCTTCGCTTCAAATCCGACTACCTAGAAAAGCTGCAGCCAAAACTCGACGCCGTAATGGCCCAGTTTAAAATATCAAGGGCCGAACTCCCTTCAATTGCTATTCGCTACGTGCTCGACCAACCGAGTGTCGCGGCGGTAATAAACGGGTTCCAAAAGCCGGAGGACATCAAGTCTAGCTCCAAAGCCACAGAGAGAGACCTTAGCTCCGAAGAGCACACTTTTCTCGACAACCTATTCGCCGACCTTCGCCATCCACTATAGCCAGTAGAATCCGTAGGGCTAAATAGGATACAAGTCTTAAGGGCTTTGCCTAGCAACTGTTACAATCTCTTCCCCAAGTGATTTGATCTATCAAAATTAACGGATTTATTTTTTTATAAACTCACTATGCACGACCCGTCTGGTTCTTATCCTTGCACCTGATACCCCAGCCCCTGATCGCGACCGCGGTCCACCTTTAGCGGCTGCGCTCGGGGGCGATCAAGCCCCCCCCTGACATCTTCTCACTGTTTCGGATTACGATCGAAACGTTTGCCCCAGCCCCATGATCATCACCCGTAAAACCAAGATACCGCTGCACTGGGCTTTCTACGCTCAGCTGCCGCTCTTGATGAGCATCTACGGGGAGTTCGTAATCAATGCGCCTTTCTTGTTGCTGATAAAGCGTTTCATAGACAACCCGGCGGCCATCATGGGTCTGATAAGCCTAGAGATCTACATCTCTATCCTTGGCTCTCCCTTCATATCTTGGCTCAGCGACCGCGTCTGGACTCGCTGGGGTCGCCGAAAGTTCTTCTTCACAATCGCTGACATAGGGCGAGGCTTGTGCGTCTTGCTGATGCCCTTCGCGCCGAACCTCATTCTCTTGATCGCGCTCCGCTGGCTATTTGACGCGTTTAGCAACTTCGGCAGCATGACCCAAGCGCTCGTCTACGAAGTGGTGCCGACTCCGCAACGAGGGCGACTGGCCGGCTTCTTCCAATCCTCTATCCAATTCGGCAACCTAGTCTTCTACTTTCTGCTACTGGGTCGCTTCGATGATATGTATTTCATGGGGCCTTTCGACTTCGCCACTTCGGTCAGCGGCGGAGCGGCGATGTTCTGGATAGCCGCCATTGTGCTCTTTGCCATAGCCGCTTACGAGAGCCTTGGCTTCAAGGAAATCAAACCGCCTAACAGGAAGACTTTGCAGGACGACCGCAAACCGGGCCAGTCCGTCTTTGGCTATTTCATAACAAGTTTCTTTCGGGACGTCTGCTCCAAAGACCTGCTGCCACTCTACCTACTGGCGTTTGTTGATGTAATGGTGCGCATCAACCTAGGGCTCTTCCAACCCCTGCAATTCACCGAACAGTGGGGCTACTCGCTTCAGCAATTTGGGAACACGGTAGCGATAGGTGTGATCTTCTCCGTCACCTTCGCCCTCTTCTCCGGCTGGTTTGCGGACCGCTATGGAAAGATGGTTACCTTCGTGATCGCTTCTATCGGGTCGCTATTGGTCAATTTGGCTTTCGTAATCTTCCTTGCCATCAAGCCTGGACACCGACCGACGCTTACCGAGATCGTCGTCTTCTCGAACATCGAGCAGATTTTTTCCATGGTCAAAGCGGTGATCATATTCCCCTTGATCATGGAATACATCAACCGCAACCGGCTAGGGGCAGCCAACGCGGGGCTGCAAGTCATGAGAACGATATTCCGATCAGGGATGGCTGTATTTGTGGGAGTTTGGATTCTCTGGTGGTCTCTAGCCTTTATGCCTCAAGCAGGCTATCGCGTGCTCACGACCTACCCGGAAGCTATCACAAAGGCTGAGCTTGCCGAAGAGCTTGCGCGGTCCGGACTCGGCAGCGATGAAATCATGATCCTGCCCGGAGAACAGGGACACAAGGAAGGCGATCCAAGCCAGATTTGGTATTTGCACAAGTATGACGAGCAAGTCCAAGATCTAGTCGAAGAGCGCAAAGAGCTTACCAACAAAATAGCAGCTTTGGAGACAAAGCTCGGCTCTCCCATGAGCGACGAATCGCACCGGACAAAAATGCGTGCAGAGGTGGAAGCGGACAAGCTACGCTTGTTGGAGACAGATTCCGCACTTTCCGATGGAGCCGCCGCCCTCAATAAGCAAATAGCCTCCCACACGGAAAACAAACGCACCGCCTCGGGTGACCAATTCCTTTCAGCTACGTATTCAAATAATCAGCTCACCCTTTCGCTCACCGCCGTCGGCACAGCCGATTCCGAACTAGAAAACAGATTTCCAAACGACTTGGATGGACCGCCCATCGCACAACACCTTGATGAGGATTCCCGATTGCTCAGGCCCGAAATCGAGGCTGACTTCCAGGAAGAATCCGTCAATATATCCGCAACCTTCCGCCCGTCGTTTGTATTTTTATACCGCGTTGCCAACCGGGTCTTATCCGACCCCAACGCCGCCTACGAATTGGCTACCGTCTTACAGAGCATCCACGACGCAGAGCTCGGCCGAGACGAAGGACTGATAAATTTCCAAGCCTCCCAAGAAGAAACAGACGAAAAAGCCCTAAGCTACGAGCTAATGCTGAATCAAGAGCTCGATCCACAAGCGATCGAAAGCCTAGCCGCCACTCTTCAAGCAGAACGCCTCATCGAATCGGCCCACTACAGGGAACTCTCACCTTCACGCTATCGATTCGCCCTCACTACGCCGTCCACAGAGCGAAAAGATACTGCTACCGAAAATGCAAGTCGCATAGAGGAGGCAGAAAACCGACTACTGCAATTACTGCCCCGAACAGGTGAAAGCATTCCGAGCATGGTCGCAGCGTTTTATCTTAGGGTCACCGCTACACTGTCCTCGGTCCCCTACAATGTGATCGTACCCGAACACACGACCCAAGCCCTCCACAAGGAGCGCGTTTACGAGTACTTCTTCTCCAGCCGAACCCTTATGATCCTTACTGATTTCATCGGCTTTGCTATTATCGCCTTGCTCGTTCGACTCGAACGGAAAGGCAAAATCCACAAGTACGGTGTGGAGGAGGACGAAAACCGATGAAAGACCAAGGAGCGCTCTACGAGGGGGATCCCACAATACGCCAAGGTCAGGACGGCTACTGGTACCACTACCCTCACCTTTTCTGGCCGAAGCTAGCATTCTTGATCGCAAGTCTCGCCCTCCTAGGCATTGGCGGACTAACCATTTGGCCGCCCCTCTCGAGGCTAGCCTTTGGCGAACGAGAAATTGCTCGAGTCGTATTCATCGAACGGATAGACCCCGCAAAAGATCCAGAGATCATACGGTACCGCAAGTCCATCCCTGAAGCAGGCTATGATACAATTTTTCACTACACAGTCGAGATAGCTACACCCGGCCAAACACCTCACCGAGCGGAGCTCGCCATCGGCAGCCGCCGGAATGCATTTGCCAACGTAAACGACAGCTTCGAAGTCATCTTCTTTCCCGGCGAAAAGATGGTCTATCAGCTCTACGAGCACCGAACTTGGGCCTTCGGCATAGCCTTCCTATTCATAGGAGGTATCTTCACCGCCTGCGCCGTGCCTACCTTGCTCGCGGTAGGAAAACCTATTCGCATCGATCCCGAGGCACGCGAGGAGGATTCCTAAACTTGTAGTACCTTTTAAAATACAAATACTCATTCATGCCTCTCAACTCTAAACCAGAATCGCTCATCCTGGGGCTCGGCACGAACTCAGAGTGGCAACCCATCGCTTCATCAAATGGCGAAGCCTGGATTCTCAAACCCCGTCGCATCGGGCAACGCGACACGGATTTCGGATCCCTTAGCTTTCCCGATTCTAAAAAACACTTTATCGCCACACGACCTGGCGTCTTCTGGATGACACCTAAATGGGTAAAAGACCCCTCATCACTCGAAAATTCTAAGCGAGGCGAGGATCTCGGCTACGTCCTTGTCCAGCGAGAGGATAACTCCTGCGTGTTGCTCCTACCGATCCCCACTTCTACCCAAAGAGGTCGGCTCTTTCTTCGCAACGGAATCTGCGCTGGCCTGCGAAGCGATCCGAACACGCCACCAGAATCGCCCCAGCCTGCCTTCTTAATCGCCCACGGCACCGACCCAATCTCATTGCTCGCCTCAGTTATTCGCATCACGAGAGAGATACTACCAAGCTTCAAACTACGCGAAGAGAAAACTGTACCTAATTTTGTGGATACACTAGGATGGTGCACTTGGGACGCCTTTTACAAAGAGGTCGACCAAGAAGGCGTTTTGAACGGTGTACGGAAATTGAAAAAAGGGCAGCACTGCCCAGCCTTTGTGATCATTGACGATGGTTGGCAAAAAGTCTCCCAATCAGACAAACTTATTAACACAGAGGCCGACATTGATAGTTTTCCCGACAGCCTTGAGGGAGTCATTAAACAACTGAAATCTGAATACGGTATCAGTTTCGTCGGAGTTTGGCACGCTTTGCAGGGCTATTGGTCTGGAGTCGCACCCGAGGGAGAAATCGGTCTACGCTACGCTACCGAAACAGTCGAAGGAGCACCCGAAGCCTTCGAAGGCTGGCACAAGCAATTCTCATCTGAATCGCGAACCCACATAACAGCACAGGATATTAACAGATTTTACCATGCCTTCTATCGTGAGCTCAGCGAATCTGGAGTCGACTTGGTAAAAGTAGATAACCAGGCCCAACTGGAGATCTTTACGGACCGCGAGGACTTAGCTGAAAACAAAACGTGTGCCGCCTATCAAAGCGCCATTCAAACCGCCGCTACCCAAGAGATGGGAGGGAATCTGCTACATTGTATGGGACAATCGACGGAAATCTACTGCCGGCTTTCAGAAGGAAACTTAGCCCGCAATTCAGACGACTTTTATCCCCAAAAACCCGATACAGCCCAAGTCGACCACATCGTACAAAATGCCTTCAATGCTCCATTCACATCCCAATTTTGCCTCCCGGATTGGGATATGTTCCAGACCTACCACCCAAGGGCCGAGTTTCATGCGATCGCCCGCGTCATATCAGGTGGTCCACTCTACATCAGCGACAAGCCAGACCAGACCAAGCACGCCATGCTTGACCGTTTAGTCCTAGGCCAAAACCGTATACTCCGTTTTTCTCAACCTGCTCTTCCACTGGCTCGTCAGTTCTTCAATGACCCTCGCCGATCAAAGGAACCCCTTGTCTTGATCAATTCCCACCAGGCGGGATTCGGAGCGGTCGCCTTCTTCAACTGCCACCCCCATGAAACGCTGGACGGCAAATTCAAGATCGAAGAGCTAACGGGTTTCAACGCTCCCCAATACGCAGTGCTGAACCACCAAGATCAATCCATCTGCTATTATAGTCCCAGAGAGTACATACACTGCCAACTTGCGCCTACCAATGCTACCCTCTTCAGCATCGCCCCAGTCTTTTACGGTCAAGCCTGCTTGGGAATTAGCGGGAAACTAAACGGCATAGCAGCCTTGCTTGCTGTCGAGGAGTTTGGTCGGGGATCCGTCCGGTACACTCTGAGCGCCTCAGCCCCCGTAAGCTTCGCATCCACAAAAAAGATAAGGAAGGTTCTCTTAAACGGCTTAGAGTTAGGCCGTGACAAGATACACGAAACAGTGAGCGGATATACTATCTGCATACCTGAATTCCCAAACCATAGCTGCACTTTGGATGTGCAAACGGAAATCAGTGGAACGTAGCTACTGCTACTGTATTTTATTTATTAATACTTCTTTTCAAAACTCAACGGTTTCATAACGCCTACCCTTTTAAACCACCCCAAAATCAAAAACGAAAATGGAACGCCCCTCCCAAAGATTGATCGCAAAGAAACTTGGAGTTTCGATTGCAGCGGTATCACTGGCCCTTCGCGACACTGGTACGATTTCACCAAAACTATCGGCGAAAATAAAAGCGGTCGCCGAAGAAATTGGTTACAAACCCAATCCCATCCTCGCCTCCTTAGCATCAAAAAGATTCAGAAACTCTGAGGCACATCGTGGAATTCCGCTCACAGTCCTGGCTTTTACCCGAACCGCTCTCTACAATGACGGGCTTTCCCGCAGGGCTGACGAGTTAGGATACAATCTGAGTTTCCTATCCACTTCGGATCTAAACCGCTACAGTAACCCCTGCAAGACTTTGCTCAACCGAGGTGTCCAAGGTCTGGTAGTACTTGGAGAGATACCTCATAAATACTATAGAGAGTCCTTTAATTGGGACGAATTCTCGGTCGTGCAATGTGGTCGCTACGCAAACCCAATGCCCTTCAATGTGGTACGGCCAAACATCTTCAGCGCTCTACGTCTCGCCTATCATAAAGCAAGAGATCTTGGATACAAGCGAATCGGCTTTGCAGTTGGACGTCACGACCCCATCATCCAAGACGACGAAGCTCGCATATGCGCAGCATATGGGTTTTCAATTCTTGAGTCGGATGAAAAAGACCGAATCGAGCCCTACCTCGAAGAGATGCACGAAATCGACAGGTTTGTGGAATGGGCCCAAAGACATCGGCCAGATTGCGTTATCGGCTTTCACCTAGGGCAATGCGCTGGGCTAATACAAGCTGGGATTCGCGTTCCCGAAGACATGGGTTTCTCTTGCTTGCATTTGCTCGAAGGCGACACGTTAGGGGATGAAGAACCGCTTACCATAGCAGGGGTCAACCAAGACCAAGGCGAAATCGCCCGCCAGACCATAGACTTGCTCGACCAACAAATCCGTCACCACGTCAAGGGCTTCGTTAAAAAGCAGATGGATGTACTGATACCCAGTTTTTGGCAAGACGGCGATTCCTTGCCAGATAAAAGCGAGCCCGCCAGTGGCAGGCTAGCTCTATACTCCCCAAAAAAGGCAGACTAGCGGCGGTGGCGCTTTAGATCCCTACCAAAACAGTCGAATGAACCAAGGTAACGAAACCACATAAAGTAGTCCCTTCGATCAATCCTTCCACTATCGTCGAGGTCAGCCTCGCTCAGATAGTTATCGCCACCGAACTCGGCCCCTAGCGCAGAACTGATAATATCTAAGTCCGCCATATCAGCCACTCCGTCTTCATTAATATCCCCCGGTATGGATACAAGCCCTTGCTGTATATCCAAGCTTTCTATACGGATCTCAGTTCCTAAAGCCTCGACCCGCAAAGAATTTAAGAACTCGTCGCTCACCAAGCCGTCAATCCATGGCGAGTAGACATCGTCCCTCCCGGTATCGGCCACGTCGAAGGAGCCTATGAGCTCGGCCCCCAGAAACAGCCGTACGATTCCAAGACCGCTGGTCGAGTACAGGATACGGAACTGGTACGCTCCCTTTTCCTGAACATTGAAATCGTAGGAGAGCCAGATGCCAGGATCAATGTCGTATCCATAATCGGAGGGATGCCCGTTCGTCGCTTGCCAGTTTCCGTAGCCCGCGTTGGTCAAGAGCCAGCGGTCACCGATAATGGTGGTTACTGTTTCAGAATCGACTGGTGTTCCATGGACCACCTTGGCCTTGTTTTGCCCGATCAAGGTCTCGACACCGATCATCTTAGGCGTATCGAATTCCCCAGGACGGTTAACGAAGCCCCAGCGGGAATCGCTCGCCATGTCGAAATATCCAAAGCCGTAGCCTCCGACCTCGTCAAACAGCATCTGGTGCTCGACGATCTCGTCCGCCATGCGCATGTCGGCAACTGCCTCGTCCCCTAGCGGATTCGCCCCGCCGGATCCATTGATGTTGCCAAAGGAAGGGCCACCCTCGTAGGCCATCTGCTTAAGCCCAAAGGCAGCAGTAAGGCTGGAGATGTTTGCTTGCGTCGGGTAGGCCCAGTCAACTGCGTTGAACTCGTGCATGTCCCAAAGCGTTTCGATGTCTGCCCCATCTTCCGGGTCAGCTGCTTCGTAGTAGGTCGTCCCGCCGGCACCCCAAATGTAGTGGTTCACAGGTTCGGGATAAACCGTATCCACATAAAGCAGACCTTGGGTGGCTGTTCGGTTGGCGTTGCCATCGCTGTATGGGGCTCCCTTTTGCCATTCCATCAGTGGGCGTACGCGGGTGTGCATCTGGTCATCGCCAAAGACCGACCTGAAGAGCTCGCTGATCTCAACAGTGCGGCGGGAAGCGAAACGCTGCCGCAGATAGGTTGGATTTGTCGAACCGTCATAGTAGTTCAGGCTATTGTTACCCGCCGCCAACTCGGCTTCGACCTGATCGTCGATCCAGTGGTAGGGAGACTTGCCTGTGTTCCACACTTCGTTGCTGTATTCAACATACAACTTCAGTCTCTTCTTCAACGGTGGAAAGAGGGGCTTACGCTGCTTGCTGGTGTAAGGCTCAATCCCGTCGCTTCCGTAGGCGACCAACTGGGCAAGCTTGGTAACGTAGTCGTCGTTGGCAGCATGCGGTACGCAAATCCAAAGGTCCGTATTGAGATCGTTGGCAAGCATGACCAAGTACTCCCAAGCGATGCCGCGACCTTCCCACTCGTGGTATCTCTGACCGCGAGTTGGATGCTGCATAATGTAATCGCCATTCTCGTCGATCTTGTAGAACTTCCGGTTTTGGGAAGCGTTGTAAACGGTATTGCGATCTTCCCAGTTTACTCGAGTGTTATAGCGGTCACTCCAGGTACCCGAAGCGCTCATGGTACGAATAAAGTCGAACGGACGCATCAACCTAATTGTCTCGCGAGCAAACAGCTCCCAATGATGGTGCGGACGATTGGAGCCGATCTTCGAAGGACGCATCATCTGGATATCCCGGGCCCCGCCATCGGTTCCAGTCACGACCATCTGCATGAGCACCTCGCCCTCTTCCGATACGATAACGCGGGCGCTCGTCTTGTTCTCTTCGGCATCGTAACTCAAGTCCTCAACCGTCGCTCCTGATATGACCACGGACTCAGCAGAACCTTCAAACGAAAGGGCATAGGTGCCATGTATGCTCTCGTTTGAAATGACAGTAACGCCAAAATCTTCGGTCGGCCAACCATCGGGATCTACCTTGGCGTAGCCAGTGAAGTCGGGATTGTAGTACTCGCGAGCTTGTTTCATGGCATCCGCAAATAGCCAAACTGGCATGTAGTCGTTGGAATTAGCCATGTTCATGCCGATGTAGTTTCGGTACTCGCCCTCATGAGGCACTCCACCTTGGATGATAGGCAAGCTTTGCACGGAACACCCCTCGAAGGTCACGATGCCTTCGCGATCCTCTTTGCTCCAATTATTGGATACCGTAACCGTAACGATATCGCCATCAACAGTCGCGCTTACCCAAGGAACGTCAGTCGATACGGTAAACGCATCTTCAGTAGTGATCTCAATCTGCTTGCTGGCAGTCGCGTTTGAGAAGATTAGATGGGGCTCCTTAAACGAAAGGCATCCGAGAGACTTGGCTTCCTGGTGCACTACGATGGTCTGCGACTCACAGCCCAATACCAATACCGATGCCTCCCTGCTGGCGAATATGAAATTCTC
This genomic interval from Pelagicoccus albus contains the following:
- a CDS encoding dockerin type I domain-containing protein, producing the protein MKATGCFFANPFKGFVRLGYSKALCIIGLLSFSFLSAGTAVGQNLLTNGGFESGSISPWTSTGSGTASGGVTDSVPYEGVYAAWVNTRFNELKYEVAGLTVGNVYSLRGYVLLSGGQIEYGVEGIASSILTSGSGYTFVEIDFAATSETATIYFKEVGGSWAWQKIDNVELIEKDISCELNVADPVVLVGFEAETVLVDVETTASFSATSSEPWVSVEVVGEQIELTVDENFIFASREASVLVLGCESQTIVVHQEAKSLGCLSFKEPHLIFSNATASKQIEITTEDAFTVSTDVPWVSATVDGDIVTVTVSNNWSKEDREGIVTFEGCSVQSLPIIQGGVPHEGEYRNYIGMNMANSNDYMPVWLFADAMKQAREYYNPDFTGYAKVDPDGWPTEDFGVTVISNESIHGTYALSFEGSAESVVISGATVEDLSYDAEENKTSARVIVSEEGEVLMQMVVTGTDGGARDIQMMRPSKIGSNRPHHHWELFARETIRLMRPFDFIRTMSASGTWSDRYNTRVNWEDRNTVYNASQNRKFYKIDENGDYIMQHPTRGQRYHEWEGRGIAWEYLVMLANDLNTDLWICVPHAANDDYVTKLAQLVAYGSDGIEPYTSKQRKPLFPPLKKRLKLYVEYSNEVWNTGKSPYHWIDDQVEAELAAGNNSLNYYDGSTNPTYLRQRFASRRTVEISELFRSVFGDDQMHTRVRPLMEWQKGAPYSDGNANRTATQGLLYVDTVYPEPVNHYIWGAGGTTYYEAADPEDGADIETLWDMHEFNAVDWAYPTQANISSLTAAFGLKQMAYEGGPSFGNINGSGGANPLGDEAVADMRMADEIVEHQMLFDEVGGYGFGYFDMASDSRWGFVNRPGEFDTPKMIGVETLIGQNKAKVVHGTPVDSETVTTIIGDRWLLTNAGYGNWQATNGHPSDYGYDIDPGIWLSYDFNVQEKGAYQFRILYSTSGLGIVRLFLGAELIGSFDVADTGRDDVYSPWIDGLVSDEFLNSLRVEALGTEIRIESLDIQQGLVSIPGDINEDGVADMADLDIISSALGAEFGGDNYLSEADLDDSGRIDRRDYFMWFRYLGSFDCFGRDLKRHRR